The Halobellus sp. MBLA0158 genome has a window encoding:
- the argF gene encoding ornithine carbamoyltransferase, with protein MLETDHFLDIDDLATDELHAVLDRAAAIKAGEDDTELPDHTLGMLFEKPSTRTRISFETGMTQLGGHAIFLGPDDIQLGHGEPLSDTSRVLSRYVDAVMARLFDHEDLLEIAEYSDVPVVNGLTDDAHPCQTLADLLTIQEAFGGFEDVQAAWVGDGNNVGQSFVIGAAMVGLDLTVATPDGYGMSEDVLDQAEAIGHPPTVVDDPAEAVADADVVYTDVWISMGQEDQREEKLAAFEGYQVNEELLSDSDAQVMHCLPAHRGEEITHDVLESDRALVWDQAENRLHAQKGLLVELLDA; from the coding sequence ATGCTCGAAACCGACCACTTCCTCGACATCGACGACCTCGCGACGGACGAACTGCACGCGGTGCTGGACCGCGCCGCGGCGATCAAGGCCGGCGAGGACGACACCGAACTCCCGGACCACACCCTGGGGATGCTCTTCGAGAAGCCCAGTACCCGAACCAGAATCTCCTTCGAGACCGGGATGACGCAGTTGGGCGGCCACGCCATCTTCCTCGGCCCCGACGACATCCAACTGGGCCACGGCGAGCCGCTGTCGGACACCTCGCGGGTGCTCTCGCGGTACGTCGACGCCGTGATGGCGCGGCTGTTCGACCACGAGGACCTCCTGGAGATCGCCGAGTACTCGGACGTCCCCGTCGTCAACGGCCTCACCGACGACGCCCACCCGTGCCAGACGCTCGCGGACCTCCTGACGATCCAGGAGGCCTTCGGCGGCTTCGAGGACGTCCAGGCCGCCTGGGTCGGCGACGGCAACAACGTCGGCCAGTCGTTCGTGATCGGCGCGGCGATGGTCGGCCTGGACCTGACGGTCGCGACGCCCGACGGCTACGGGATGAGCGAGGACGTGCTCGACCAGGCCGAGGCGATCGGTCATCCGCCGACGGTCGTCGACGACCCCGCCGAGGCCGTCGCCGACGCCGACGTGGTCTACACCGACGTGTGGATCTCGATGGGCCAGGAGGACCAACGCGAGGAGAAGCTCGCGGCGTTCGAGGGCTATCAGGTGAACGAGGAACTGCTCTCGGACTCCGACGCGCAGGTGATGCACTGCCTGCCCGCCCACCGCGGTGAGGAGATCACTCACGACGTCCTCGAATCCGACCGCGCGCTCGTCTGGGACCAGGCCGAGAACCGCCTGCACGCCCAGAAGGGCCTGCTCGTCGAACTGCTGGACGCCTGA
- a CDS encoding 2'-5' RNA ligase family protein: MFSLNVPVPGRIARVAGDLHPELTRFERIRDRHTLVVKRFDTGLDPDAHSLPRLRERLRPLLRDAASGPIDLRISGLDCFADPPRGTGPVVYLAVESPGLHALHRRLCEAFGTVEEIEGDDYVPHVTLARGGSVEDARDLVRRREIDPIAWTADELRIWDSRHREDAARLPLR; encoded by the coding sequence GTGTTCAGTCTGAACGTCCCGGTTCCCGGACGGATCGCCCGCGTCGCCGGCGACCTCCATCCGGAGCTGACGCGCTTCGAGCGGATCCGCGACCGCCACACGCTCGTCGTCAAGCGCTTCGACACCGGCCTCGACCCCGACGCCCACTCGCTCCCGCGGCTCCGCGAGCGACTGCGCCCGCTACTCCGGGATGCCGCCTCCGGGCCGATCGATCTCCGCATATCCGGGCTGGACTGCTTCGCGGACCCGCCGCGCGGCACCGGGCCGGTGGTCTATCTCGCCGTCGAGAGCCCCGGACTCCACGCGCTGCACCGTCGGCTCTGCGAGGCTTTCGGAACCGTCGAGGAAATCGAGGGCGACGACTACGTCCCGCACGTCACCCTCGCGCGCGGCGGGAGCGTCGAGGACGCCCGCGACCTCGTTCGACGTCGCGAGATCGATCCGATCGCCTGGACCGCCGACGAACTCCGGATCTGGGACTCGCGGCATCGCGAGGACGCGGCGCGGCTCCCGCTGCGGTGA
- a CDS encoding ATP-dependent DNA helicase — translation MSTTGEYERFFPYEEPYPNQRSAMEEIAAALDDERDVLLEGAPGTGKTLSALVPALDYARRTDKTVVITTNVHQQMRQFVEDARAITREEPLRAVVFKGKSSMCHIDVEYQECQTLRDTTRTLVEKEEERAELSEQAEALLDRIREGADGAGEARSAVTDELDEIESELEDLRDGNVCEHYYNNLTGSNDEFFEWLFDDVRTPEEIYEYAHERKLCGYELLKEGMEAVDLVVCNYHHLLDPNIREQFFRWLGREPEEVVTVFDEAHNIESAARDHASRTLTENTLEEALAELEDADDSRAAPAENVLSAFLGALRETYDDAFGFGEREQVCDDWYDLSIANADRRDDLTLSFLDRYEGRGIDAEVDLALQLGRALDREYEEAYREGEATTRSECQTLQAAEFIAAWMADGAKLGQHPMCSVRRDAGTDEIYGRAELYTCIPREVTEALFEEVHASILMSATLRPFDVAEDVLGLSDPATMAYGLEYPEERRRTLAVEAPALFSSERNDPETQSAVADVLADATRFTPGNALFFFPSYAEAERYHDRLRSREDVTTRVLLDGSDVDTESLRREFVGSDDAALFTSLWGTLAEGVSFDGDDARTVAVVGVPYPHLSERMEAIQHAYNRAYDDRESAGWRYAVEIPTIRKTRQALGRVIRSPEDFGVRLLVDKRYTQRSADMGKYGVRDSFPPGERAELLDVAPEKLKFAMLNFYADLDAYDGEPPAP, via the coding sequence GTGTCCACGACCGGCGAGTACGAGCGGTTCTTCCCCTACGAGGAACCGTACCCGAATCAGCGCTCGGCGATGGAAGAGATCGCCGCGGCGCTGGACGACGAGCGCGACGTCCTCCTTGAGGGCGCCCCCGGGACGGGAAAGACCCTCTCGGCGCTCGTGCCCGCGCTCGACTACGCGCGGCGGACCGACAAGACGGTCGTGATCACGACGAACGTCCACCAGCAGATGCGGCAGTTCGTCGAGGACGCCCGCGCGATCACCCGCGAGGAGCCCCTCCGCGCCGTGGTGTTCAAGGGCAAGTCCTCGATGTGCCACATCGACGTCGAGTACCAGGAGTGTCAGACCCTCCGCGACACCACCCGGACGCTCGTCGAGAAGGAAGAAGAGCGGGCGGAGCTCTCAGAGCAGGCGGAGGCGCTCTTGGACCGCATCCGCGAGGGGGCCGACGGCGCCGGCGAGGCCAGAAGCGCCGTCACCGACGAACTCGACGAGATCGAGTCCGAGCTCGAAGACCTCCGGGACGGGAACGTCTGCGAGCACTACTACAACAACCTCACCGGGTCGAACGACGAGTTCTTCGAGTGGCTCTTCGACGACGTCCGAACGCCCGAAGAGATCTACGAGTACGCCCACGAGCGGAAGCTCTGCGGGTACGAACTCCTCAAGGAGGGGATGGAGGCGGTCGATCTGGTCGTCTGCAACTACCACCACCTCTTGGATCCGAACATCCGCGAGCAGTTCTTCCGCTGGCTCGGCCGCGAGCCCGAGGAGGTCGTGACCGTCTTCGACGAGGCCCACAACATCGAGTCGGCCGCCAGAGACCACGCGAGTCGGACGCTGACCGAGAACACCTTGGAAGAAGCGCTCGCGGAACTGGAAGACGCCGACGACTCCCGCGCGGCGCCCGCCGAGAACGTCCTCTCGGCGTTCCTGGGCGCGCTGCGGGAGACCTACGACGACGCGTTCGGCTTCGGCGAGCGCGAGCAGGTCTGCGACGACTGGTACGACCTCTCGATCGCCAACGCAGATCGGCGGGACGACCTGACGCTTTCCTTCCTGGACCGCTACGAAGGTCGCGGCATCGACGCGGAGGTCGACCTGGCGCTCCAGCTCGGCCGCGCGCTCGACCGGGAGTACGAGGAGGCCTACCGCGAGGGGGAGGCGACGACGCGCTCGGAGTGCCAGACCCTCCAGGCCGCGGAGTTCATTGCCGCGTGGATGGCCGACGGCGCGAAGCTCGGACAGCACCCGATGTGCTCGGTGCGCCGCGACGCCGGCACCGACGAGATCTACGGCCGCGCGGAGCTGTACACCTGCATCCCCCGCGAGGTGACCGAAGCGCTGTTCGAGGAGGTCCACGCGAGCATCCTGATGTCGGCGACGCTCCGACCGTTCGACGTCGCCGAGGACGTCCTGGGCCTGTCGGATCCGGCGACGATGGCCTACGGGCTCGAATACCCCGAGGAGCGCCGCCGGACGCTCGCGGTCGAGGCACCGGCGCTCTTCAGCTCCGAGCGGAACGACCCCGAGACCCAGTCGGCCGTCGCCGACGTCCTGGCGGATGCGACGCGCTTTACGCCCGGGAACGCGCTCTTCTTCTTTCCCTCCTACGCCGAGGCCGAGCGCTACCACGACCGCCTGCGGTCGCGCGAAGACGTGACGACGCGAGTCCTGCTCGACGGCTCCGACGTCGACACGGAATCGCTCCGCCGGGAGTTCGTCGGGAGCGACGACGCCGCGCTGTTCACCTCGCTGTGGGGCACCCTCGCCGAGGGCGTGAGCTTCGACGGCGACGACGCCCGGACCGTCGCGGTCGTCGGCGTGCCGTATCCACACTTATCCGAGCGGATGGAAGCGATCCAACACGCCTATAACCGCGCCTACGACGACCGCGAGTCGGCGGGCTGGCGCTACGCGGTCGAGATCCCGACGATCCGGAAGACCCGACAGGCGCTCGGGCGCGTGATCCGCTCGCCCGAGGACTTCGGCGTCCGACTGCTCGTAGACAAGCGCTACACCCAGCGGAGCGCGGACATGGGGAAGTACGGCGTCCGCGACAGCTTCCCGCCCGGAGAGCGGGCCGAACTGCTCGACGTGGCCCCCGAGAAACTGAAGTTCGCGATGCTGAACTTCTACGCCGACCTCGACGCCTACGACGGGGAGCCGCCGGCGCCCTGA
- a CDS encoding DUF7554 family protein: MRVPLPDADRAELEVESLLKIVLVLVVLLLVVELIESFVGLLLGPLQPLLGLLVIVLIVLWLLDRI; encoded by the coding sequence ATGCGTGTTCCGTTGCCCGACGCCGACCGCGCCGAACTGGAGGTCGAATCGCTCCTCAAGATCGTGCTGGTCCTTGTTGTCCTATTGCTCGTCGTGGAGCTAATCGAGAGTTTCGTTGGATTACTCCTAGGACCACTACAACCCCTTCTGGGACTACTCGTTATTGTCCTGATCGTCCTGTGGCTCCTCGATCGGATCTGA
- a CDS encoding VOC family protein, whose amino-acid sequence MLGKIDHIEIEASDADEMAEFLKKLGYEELRQTEHHGTSYELEPADGDGPIFEIHTVEGEEVPGINHIAFAHDDVEQLADELRDAGVERVVDPYYVEKTGRTICNFRDPDGRRFQAVDEADE is encoded by the coding sequence GTGCTTGGAAAAATCGACCACATCGAGATAGAGGCGAGTGACGCAGACGAGATGGCGGAGTTCCTGAAGAAGCTCGGCTACGAGGAACTGCGTCAGACGGAGCACCACGGTACCTCCTACGAGCTCGAACCCGCCGACGGCGACGGGCCGATCTTCGAGATCCACACCGTCGAGGGCGAGGAGGTCCCCGGCATCAACCACATCGCCTTCGCTCACGACGACGTCGAACAGCTCGCCGACGAACTCCGCGACGCGGGCGTCGAGCGCGTCGTCGATCCCTACTACGTCGAGAAGACCGGCCGGACGATCTGCAACTTCCGCGACCCCGACGGCCGTCGGTTCCAGGCTGTCGACGAAGCGGACGAATAA
- a CDS encoding sulfite exporter TauE/SafE family protein, which yields MSSVSYDRVQRSFLRYQHVFVFLAPLVFVVGVFFAAPTPADAGTDYWLQFWWLFPVFLTGATIVNTVGISGSALFVPFLIFLYPLVAAPLEPETIVKVGLISEAFGLSSSSIAFIQYGLVDRRLALTIVGGAVPFVVGGALLSFIVPEPVFHALLGIALLTASYLLFKTDLDHDAGESDDADAAADVDGEVDPDAAVDGGQADLPNDADKLGPAGVDTDEEGNVTRVDREGDDYRYTRGGYLRRFANYSIGGTFQGLAGFGAGELGIISMLGTKVPVRVAIGTNHIVVALTAILASLVHVFGGGLVGGHSLSLASTPWNMVVFTVPATVTGGQIAPYVSNALETSTIKGFVGVLFAIISVALFLMAAGVA from the coding sequence ATGAGTTCTGTCTCATACGACCGCGTCCAGCGATCGTTCCTCCGGTACCAGCACGTGTTCGTGTTCCTCGCGCCGCTCGTCTTCGTCGTCGGCGTGTTCTTCGCCGCGCCGACGCCGGCGGACGCCGGGACCGACTACTGGCTCCAGTTCTGGTGGCTGTTCCCGGTGTTCCTGACCGGCGCGACGATCGTCAACACCGTCGGGATCAGCGGCTCGGCGCTGTTCGTGCCGTTCCTGATCTTCCTGTACCCGCTGGTCGCCGCGCCGCTGGAGCCCGAGACGATCGTCAAGGTCGGGCTGATCAGCGAGGCGTTCGGCCTGTCGAGTTCGTCGATCGCGTTCATCCAGTACGGCCTCGTCGACCGCCGGCTGGCGCTCACCATCGTCGGCGGCGCGGTCCCCTTCGTCGTCGGCGGGGCGCTGCTGTCGTTCATCGTCCCCGAGCCGGTATTCCACGCGCTGCTGGGGATCGCGTTGCTCACGGCGTCGTACCTCCTGTTCAAGACCGACCTGGACCACGACGCCGGCGAGTCCGACGACGCCGACGCGGCCGCGGACGTCGACGGCGAGGTCGACCCCGACGCGGCGGTCGACGGCGGCCAGGCCGACCTGCCGAACGACGCGGACAAGCTCGGCCCCGCCGGCGTCGACACCGACGAGGAGGGCAACGTCACCCGCGTCGACCGCGAGGGCGACGACTACCGCTACACCCGCGGCGGCTACCTCCGGCGGTTCGCCAACTACAGCATCGGCGGGACGTTCCAGGGGCTGGCCGGGTTCGGCGCCGGCGAACTCGGCATCATCTCGATGCTCGGCACCAAGGTGCCGGTCCGCGTCGCCATCGGCACGAACCACATCGTGGTCGCGCTGACGGCGATCCTCGCGTCGCTCGTCCACGTCTTCGGCGGCGGGCTCGTCGGTGGCCACTCGCTCAGCCTGGCGTCGACGCCGTGGAATATGGTCGTCTTCACGGTCCCGGCGACGGTCACCGGCGGCCAGATCGCCCCCTACGTCTCGAACGCGCTCGAGACGTCGACGATCAAGGGCTTCGTCGGCGTGCTCTTTGCGATCATCTCGGTCGCGCTCTTCCTGATGGCCGCGGGGGTCGCCTGA
- a CDS encoding SPFH domain-containing protein — translation MASLFRELGRLSARGLPDWIAPATGVALIALVVFALFGSDPATVLGLVVLALAAATVYSAVEIVDAYDKEALTVFGEYRKLLEPGLNVIPPFVSRTYPFDMRTQTIDVPKQEAITRDNSPVTADAVVYIRVMDAKRAFLEVDDYQRAVSNLAQTTLRAVLGDMELDETLSEREKINRRINEELDEPTDEWGIRVESVEVRAVKPSRDVEDAMEEQTSAERRRRAMILEAQGERRSAIETAQGEQQANVISAQGEKQASVLRAQGDAVATVLRARAAESMGERAIVDRGLETLTSIGTSPSTTYVLPQELTSLLGRYGRRLTDSDLQESAGLESLDFDAETRELLGLDEVEAIVDSVDEIEAAEGVDDLPERGAEASDTDVDLNVDGAYETQ, via the coding sequence ATGGCGAGCCTCTTCCGCGAACTGGGCCGGCTGTCCGCCCGTGGTCTCCCCGACTGGATCGCGCCCGCGACCGGCGTCGCCCTCATCGCCCTCGTCGTCTTCGCCCTCTTCGGGAGCGATCCGGCCACCGTCCTCGGTCTGGTCGTCCTCGCGCTCGCGGCCGCGACGGTGTACAGCGCGGTCGAGATCGTCGACGCCTACGACAAGGAGGCGCTGACGGTCTTCGGCGAGTACCGAAAGCTGCTCGAACCGGGCCTGAACGTGATCCCGCCGTTCGTCTCGCGGACGTATCCCTTCGATATGCGGACCCAGACGATCGACGTCCCGAAGCAGGAGGCGATCACCCGCGACAACTCCCCCGTGACCGCCGACGCCGTCGTCTACATCCGCGTGATGGACGCCAAGCGGGCCTTCCTGGAGGTCGACGACTACCAGCGCGCGGTCTCGAACCTCGCACAGACCACGCTCCGGGCGGTGCTCGGCGATATGGAACTCGACGAGACCCTATCTGAAAGAGAGAAGATCAACCGCCGCATCAACGAGGAGCTCGACGAGCCCACAGACGAGTGGGGCATCCGCGTCGAGAGCGTCGAGGTCCGGGCGGTCAAGCCCAGCCGGGACGTCGAGGACGCGATGGAAGAACAAACCTCCGCCGAGCGCCGCCGCCGGGCGATGATCCTCGAAGCCCAGGGCGAGCGGCGCTCGGCGATCGAGACCGCCCAGGGCGAACAGCAGGCGAACGTCATCAGCGCCCAGGGCGAAAAGCAGGCCTCGGTCCTCCGCGCGCAGGGGGACGCGGTCGCGACCGTGTTGCGGGCGCGGGCCGCCGAGTCGATGGGCGAGCGGGCGATCGTCGACCGGGGGTTGGAGACGCTGACGTCGATCGGGACGTCGCCGTCGACGACCTACGTCCTGCCGCAGGAGCTCACCAGCCTCCTGGGTCGCTACGGCCGCCGGCTGACCGACTCCGACCTCCAGGAGTCGGCCGGCCTAGAGAGTCTCGACTTCGACGCGGAGACCCGCGAACTGCTCGGCCTCGACGAGGTGGAGGCGATCGTCGACTCCGTCGACGAGATCGAGGCCGCCGAGGGCGTCGACGACCTCCCCGAACGGGGTGCGGAGGCGTCCGACACCGACGTCGACCTGAACGTCGACGGCGCGTACGAGACGCAGTGA
- a CDS encoding cytochrome P450: protein MRTQPPGPAGVPVFGNSRQYARDPFAFLTSVTEAYGDVVRFDLGPLETYLLTNPADIERVLVSEASKFGKTDVENDAIGTLLGDGLLLSEGETWQRQRQLAQPAFSPQRVASLGEVIVRNAREMLDDWEAGEVRDIQLEMARVTVRVIVEAMFGAQLSEDQTETIQEHLEPLGRRFEPDPIRAVVPEWAPTRENREYHRSVRALEAIIDDLVAERRGTERDASVDPAAEAVGDEGQPMDLLSILLRARDRGEQSDEQLRDELMTMLLAGHDTTALALTYAWYLLSEHPEAAARVHDELEAVCGGDPPTAADARELDYLERVLQESMRLYPPVYALFREPKVDVRLGGYRIPKGSALMLSQWAVHRSGRWYRNPEAFDPDRWLPERRNERPRFAYFPFGGGPRHCIGKHLSLLEAKLILGTVAQEYELDYVRDEPFELRGSLTMHPDEPMGMRIRPRTE from the coding sequence ATGCGAACCCAGCCGCCGGGACCCGCCGGCGTGCCCGTGTTCGGCAACAGCCGGCAGTACGCCCGCGACCCCTTCGCCTTCCTCACGAGCGTCACCGAGGCCTACGGCGACGTCGTCCGGTTCGACCTCGGCCCGCTTGAGACGTACCTCCTCACCAACCCCGCGGACATCGAGCGAGTGCTCGTCTCCGAGGCGTCGAAGTTCGGCAAGACCGACGTCGAGAACGACGCCATCGGCACGCTGCTCGGCGACGGCCTCCTCCTGAGCGAGGGCGAGACCTGGCAGAGACAGCGGCAGTTGGCCCAGCCGGCATTCAGCCCGCAGCGGGTCGCCAGCCTGGGCGAGGTGATCGTCCGCAACGCCCGCGAGATGCTCGACGACTGGGAGGCCGGCGAGGTCCGCGACATTCAGTTGGAAATGGCGCGGGTGACCGTCAGGGTCATCGTCGAGGCGATGTTCGGCGCCCAACTCTCCGAGGACCAGACCGAGACGATTCAGGAGCACCTCGAACCGCTCGGCCGGCGCTTCGAGCCCGATCCGATCCGCGCCGTCGTCCCCGAGTGGGCGCCGACGCGAGAGAACCGGGAGTACCACCGCTCGGTTCGGGCCCTTGAGGCGATCATCGACGACCTCGTCGCCGAGCGCCGCGGGACCGAACGCGACGCGTCAGTCGACCCAGCGGCCGAGGCGGTCGGCGACGAGGGGCAGCCGATGGACCTGCTGTCGATCCTGCTCAGGGCGCGCGATCGCGGCGAGCAGAGTGACGAACAGCTCCGCGACGAGCTGATGACGATGCTGCTCGCCGGCCACGACACCACGGCGCTGGCGCTGACCTACGCGTGGTACCTCCTGTCGGAACACCCCGAGGCGGCGGCGCGAGTCCACGACGAACTGGAGGCGGTCTGCGGCGGCGACCCGCCGACGGCGGCCGACGCGCGGGAGCTCGACTACCTCGAACGCGTGCTCCAGGAGTCGATGCGGCTGTATCCGCCCGTCTACGCGCTGTTCCGCGAACCGAAGGTCGACGTCCGGCTGGGCGGCTACCGGATCCCGAAGGGGTCGGCGCTGATGCTGTCCCAGTGGGCCGTCCACCGCTCGGGGCGGTGGTATCGGAACCCCGAGGCGTTCGACCCCGACCGCTGGCTCCCCGAGCGCCGGAACGAACGCCCGCGGTTCGCGTACTTCCCGTTCGGGGGCGGTCCGCGCCACTGCATCGGCAAGCACCTCTCGCTGTTGGAGGCGAAGCTGATCCTCGGGACCGTCGCCCAGGAGTACGAACTGGACTACGTCCGCGACGAGCCCTTCGAGCTCCGCGGGTCGCTGACGATGCACCCCGACGAGCCGATGGGGATGCGGATCCGGCCCCGGACGGAGTGA
- a CDS encoding [LysW]-lysine hydrolase: MSLELDPDDLDEMESKAEPAAAESDPTDADPTELVEFDPDSVDVAGDGGTAFTATDHDVFDVEPGLTEGLNEAQTLLADLVSIPSPSGQEAAAAERLKAFFEAHDREVWIDEVGNVRAPADDSVLLTSHIDTVPGDVPVRIENGVLWGRGTVDATGPLAAMAVAAVETGVSFVGVVQEETSSTGAWHLVEDREAPEAVINGEPSGWDGITLGYRGFLAGTYVSTSELGHSSRPEDNAIQSAVNWWSSVADFFDEDESDGVFDTVTTKPVSFDGGPTEDGLAVEATVDVQFRVPPKFTIDDIREVAEGELTRGSVHWEKPIPPVMTSPRTEVGRAFRVAIRGAGGEPRLLRKTGTSDMNIYAGAWDCPMATYGPGDSDLDHAPNEHLDLAEYDSSIDVLVDVCERLQE, encoded by the coding sequence ATGAGCCTCGAACTCGATCCCGACGACCTCGACGAGATGGAGTCGAAGGCCGAACCGGCCGCGGCCGAATCCGATCCGACGGACGCCGACCCGACCGAGCTCGTCGAGTTCGACCCCGACAGCGTCGACGTCGCGGGCGACGGCGGCACGGCGTTCACCGCGACCGACCACGACGTCTTCGACGTCGAGCCGGGGCTCACCGAGGGGCTGAACGAGGCCCAGACCCTGCTCGCGGATCTGGTCTCGATCCCCTCGCCGTCCGGCCAGGAGGCCGCCGCGGCCGAGCGGCTGAAGGCGTTCTTCGAGGCCCACGACCGCGAGGTGTGGATCGACGAGGTCGGCAACGTGCGCGCGCCCGCCGACGACTCGGTCCTCCTGACCTCGCACATCGACACCGTGCCGGGCGACGTGCCCGTGCGGATCGAAAACGGCGTGCTCTGGGGTCGCGGGACCGTCGACGCGACCGGGCCGCTGGCGGCGATGGCCGTCGCGGCCGTCGAGACAGGCGTCTCCTTCGTCGGCGTCGTCCAGGAGGAGACCAGTTCCACCGGCGCGTGGCACCTCGTCGAGGACCGCGAGGCGCCCGAGGCGGTGATCAACGGCGAGCCCTCGGGCTGGGACGGCATCACCCTCGGGTACCGCGGCTTCCTCGCGGGCACGTACGTCTCGACGAGCGAACTCGGCCACTCCTCGCGCCCCGAGGACAACGCCATCCAGTCGGCGGTGAACTGGTGGTCCAGCGTCGCGGACTTCTTCGACGAGGACGAGTCCGACGGCGTCTTCGACACGGTGACGACAAAGCCCGTGAGCTTCGACGGCGGCCCGACGGAGGACGGCCTCGCGGTCGAGGCGACCGTCGACGTCCAGTTCCGCGTGCCCCCGAAGTTCACCATCGACGACATCCGGGAGGTCGCGGAGGGCGAACTCACCAGGGGAAGCGTCCACTGGGAAAAGCCCATCCCGCCCGTGATGACGAGCCCGCGCACCGAGGTCGGCCGCGCGTTCCGCGTCGCGATCCGCGGGGCCGGCGGCGAGCCGAGACTGCTCAGGAAGACCGGCACCAGCGACATGAACATCTACGCCGGCGCGTGGGACTGCCCGATGGCGACCTACGGCCCGGGTGACTCCGATCTGGATCACGCCCCGAACGAACACCTCGACCTCGCGGAGTACGACAGCTCGATCGACGTCCTCGTGGACGTCTGCGAGCGCCTGCAGGAGTGA
- a CDS encoding universal stress protein, translating to MAGPYETILLPTDGSEASLAAATHAGTLAETSEATVHVVSIADSRNRFESPSSGLAPEVWEDAEHDRAEASIAETVARLPDAVAVERTVATGIPQDEILDLVDELGADVVVMGTHGRSGLDRYLVGSVTERVVRHSPVPVLTVRGDGELE from the coding sequence ATGGCCGGCCCCTACGAGACGATCCTGCTTCCGACCGACGGAAGCGAGGCGTCGCTCGCGGCGGCGACGCACGCCGGAACGCTCGCGGAGACGTCCGAGGCGACCGTCCACGTCGTCTCGATCGCCGACAGCCGGAACCGCTTCGAGAGCCCGAGCAGCGGGCTCGCCCCCGAGGTCTGGGAGGACGCAGAACACGACCGCGCCGAGGCCTCGATCGCGGAGACGGTCGCGCGGCTCCCCGACGCCGTCGCGGTCGAACGGACGGTCGCGACCGGCATCCCGCAGGACGAGATCCTCGACTTAGTCGACGAACTGGGCGCCGACGTCGTCGTGATGGGGACCCACGGGCGCTCCGGTCTCGACCGCTACCTCGTCGGCAGCGTCACGGAGCGCGTCGTGCGCCACTCGCCCGTGCCGGTGCTCACGGTCCGCGGCGACGGCGAACTGGAGTAA
- a CDS encoding IclR family transcriptional regulator encodes MDQSEPNAGPPKGTPTIKSVETSHEVIAAMEDLGLASVTEIAAHAGLSKGGAYKHLKTLQQNGFVVREDGQYRLGLRFLDIGGRIRYDHPGSRIIKQKMRELALETNETSIYTVLENDRTITLFREAGSRGVPTRTRVGKRLYPHETAAGKCLLSRHSREEIERLFDGGPLPSVTDNTITDVDDLLDELAAVRERGYAYNIGESVEGLVAIAAPLVPDDEVIGACSVTGPYHRMKGDPLDEEVRATLLSFVNELELNIAHADTS; translated from the coding sequence ATGGACCAGTCGGAACCGAATGCGGGTCCGCCGAAGGGGACGCCGACGATCAAGTCGGTGGAGACCTCCCACGAAGTCATCGCCGCGATGGAGGACCTCGGCCTCGCGAGCGTGACCGAGATCGCGGCGCACGCCGGTCTCTCGAAGGGCGGCGCGTACAAGCACCTGAAGACGCTCCAGCAGAACGGCTTCGTCGTACGGGAAGACGGGCAGTATCGGCTCGGGCTGCGCTTTCTCGACATCGGCGGGCGAATCCGATACGACCACCCCGGCTCGCGGATCATCAAACAGAAGATGCGGGAGCTCGCGTTGGAGACCAACGAGACGAGCATCTACACCGTCCTCGAAAACGACCGCACGATCACGCTCTTTCGGGAGGCGGGGAGCCGGGGGGTTCCGACCCGCACCAGAGTCGGCAAACGGCTTTACCCCCACGAAACCGCCGCGGGCAAGTGCCTCCTCTCGCGGCACTCCCGCGAGGAGATCGAGCGGCTGTTCGACGGCGGGCCGCTCCCCAGCGTCACCGACAACACCATCACCGACGTCGACGACCTGCTCGACGAACTCGCGGCGGTCCGAGAGCGCGGCTACGCGTACAACATCGGCGAGAGCGTGGAGGGGCTCGTGGCGATCGCGGCGCCGCTCGTCCCCGACGACGAGGTCATCGGCGCGTGCTCGGTCACCGGTCCCTACCACCGGATGAAGGGCGATCCGCTGGACGAGGAGGTCCGAGCGACGCTCCTGAGCTTCGTCAACGAACTCGAACTCAACATCGCCCACGCGGACACGTCGTGA